One Malus domestica chromosome 11, GDT2T_hap1 genomic region harbors:
- the LOC103425168 gene encoding callose synthase 9 isoform X2 has translation MSRVEQRWEHLVRAVLSRARMGADAYGRHATGIAGNVPSSLANNRDIDEILRAADEIQDEDPTISRILCEHAYSLAQNLDPNSEGRGVLQFKTGLMSVIKQKLAKKEGGTIDRSQDIARLQEFYKLYRQKNNVEKLREEEMKLRESSAFSGNLGELERKTVKRKKVFATLRVLGIVLEQLTEEIPEELKRVMESDAAMTEDLIAYNIIPLDAPNITNSVVSLPEVQAAVSALKYFSNLPKLPSDFPIPATRDPDMFDFLYYTFGFQKDNVSNQREHIVHLLANEQSRLRIPEVIEAKLDEAAAQSVFLKSLENYIKWCDYLCIQPVWSNLDAVTKEKKLLFVSLYFLIWGESGNIRFLPECLCYIFHHMAREMDEILRQQIAQPANSCNSENGVSFLDQVIYPLYEVVAAEAANNDNGKAPHSAWRNYDDFNEYFWSLHCFELSWPWRRGSSFFQKPVRRSKNILKSGRSQHRGKTSFVEHRTFLHLYHSFHRLWIFLVMMFQGLTIIAFNNGKLDSKCIREVLSLGPTFVAMKFLESVLDIRMMYGAYSTTRRLAVSRIFLRFVWFSTTSVVITFLYVKALQEESKQNGNSIIYRLYVIVIGTYAGIQFFISFFMRIPACHNLTNQCDRFPLISFFKWMRQERHYVGRGMYERTTDFIKYMLFWLVILSGKFSFAYFLQIKPLVKPTKTIVTMDSILYSWHDLVSKNNHNALTVASLWAPVILIYLLDLHVFYTIISGVWGFLLGARDRLGEIRSLEALHQLFEQFPGAFMNTLHVSLPDRTSQQPSSEDLEKNKVDAGRFSPFWNEIIRNLREEDYITNLEMELLAMPKNSGNLPLVQWPLFLLSSKIFVAKDIAVESRDSQDELWERISRDDYMKYAVQECFHSLKLILDEILEGEGKMWVEQVYKDIHSSIEKKSIHVDYQLNKLPLVISRVTALMGILKEGGTPELEKGAVKAVQDLYDVVHHDILSMDLRGNYETWKLLSNARTEGRLFAKLKWPKDPELRSQVKRLYSLLTIKDSAANVPNNLEARRRLEFFTNSLFMEMPAAKPVREMLSFSVFTPYYAEIVLYSMAELQKKNEDGISILFYLQKIYPDEWKNFLARIGRDENTLDSELSENPTDILELRFWASYRGQTLARTVRGMMYYRKALMLQTYLERINSGGSDVEGAISSNDATDTRAFELSPEARAHADLKFTYVVTCQIYGKQKEGQKPEAADIAMLMQRYEALRVAFIDEVETLKDGKVHREFYSKLVKADINGKDKEIYSIKLPGNPKLGEGKPENQNHAIVFTRGNAIQTIDMNQDNYFEEALKMRNLLEEFHTDHGIRRPTILGVREHVFTGSVSSLASFMSNQEASFVTLAQRVLANPLKVRMHYGHPDVFDRVFHLTRGGISKASRVINISEDIFAGFNSTLRQGNVTHHEYIQVGKGRDVGLNQIAVFEGKVSGGNGEQVLSRDVYRLGQQFDFFRMLSFFYTTVGYYFCTMLTVLMVFIFLYGKIYLALSGVESRLTDIALVTKNTALTAALNTQFLIQIGIFTAVPMVLGFILEQGFLRAMVSFLTMQLQLCSVYFTFSLGTKTHYFGRTILHGGAKYQATGRGFVVRHIKFSENYRLYSRSHFVKGLEVVLLLVVYLAYGDNDGSALTYIFLTVTSWFMALSWLFAPYLFNPSGFEWQKIVEDFRDWTNWLLYRGGIGVKGEESWEAWWEEELAHIRTFGGRIAETILSLRFFIFQYGIVYKLNVKGDSTSLTVYGLSWVVLAVLILLFKVFTFSQKISVNFQLVLRFIQGVSFLLALAGLAVAVKFTDLSIADVFASILAFIPTGWGILSIAIAWKPLMKKLHLWKSIRSIALLYDAGMGMIIFIPIALFSWFPFVSTFQTRLMFNQAFSRGLEISLVLAGNNPNTGI, from the exons ATGTCTCGAGTTGAACAGCGATGGGAGCATCTAGTCCGTGCCGTATTGAGCAGGGCGAGGATGGGGGCTGATGCGTATGGCCGGCATGCTACTGGAATTGCTGGAAATGTTCCTTCCTCACTTGCAAACAATAGGGATATTGATGAAATTCTGAGAGCTGCTGATGAAATCCAAGACGAAGATCCCACTATTTCCAGAATCT TATGCGAGCATGCTTATTCTCTGGCTCAGAATTTGGATCCCAATAGTGAAGGAAGGGGAGTATTACAGTTCAAGACTGGATTGATGTCTGTCATTAAG CAAAAGCTTGCAAAGAAGGAAGGTGGAACCATAGATAGAAGCCAGGACATTGCTCGCTTGCAAGAGTTCTACAAACTGTACAGACAGAAGAATAATGTAGAAAAGCTGCGGGAGGAAGAAATGAAGTTGAGGGAGTCTAGTGCTTTCAGTGGGAACCTGGGCGA GTTAGAGAGAAAAACAGTGAAGCGGAAAAAGGTTTTTGCAACTCTAAGAGTTTTAGGGATAGTTTTGGAGCAGCTGACTGAGGAAATTCCTGAAGAG TTGAAACGGGTAATGGAATCAGATGCGGCAATGACCGAGGACCTGATTGCCTACAATATTATTCCTCTGGATGCTCCCAACATTACAAATTCTGTTGTCTCTTTGCCTGAG GTACAAGCAGCAGTGTCAGCGTTAAAGTACTTCAGTAACCTACCAAAATTGCCATCAGATTTTCCAATCCCTGCTACAAGAGATCCAGACATGTTTGATTTTCTGTATTATACTTTTGGATTTCAG AAAGATAATGTCTCTAACCAGCGCGAACATATTGTTCACCTTCTCGCAAATGAGCAATCTCGGCTTCGTATTCCTGAAGTAATTGAAGCT AAATTGGACGAGGCTGCAGCACAAAGTGTATTTCTGAAGTCCCTTGAGAACTATATTAAATGGTGTGACTACTTATGCATTCAGCCAGTTTGGAGCAA TTTGGACGCAGTtaccaaggaaaaaaaattgctgTTTGTTTCTCTGTACTTTCTGATCTGGGGTGAATCAGGCAATATTAGATTCCTTCCTGAATGCTTGTGTTACATATTTCATCAT ATGGCAAGGGAAATGGATGAAATTCTAAGGCAGCAGATTGCACAGCCAGCAAACAGTTGTAATTCTGAAAATGGAGTTTCTTTTCTTGACCAAGTTATCTATCCTCTCTATGAGGTTGTGGCTGCG GAAGCTGCAAACAATGATAATGGAAAAGCACCACATTCTGCCTGGCGCAATTATGATGATTTCAACGAGTACTTCTG GTCACTTCATTGCTTTGAACTTAGTTGGCCTTGGCGCAGAGGGTCATCCTTTTTTCAAAAGCCAGTACGAAGGTCAAAG AATATACTTAAATCTGGCAGAAGTCAACATCGAGGAAAAACTTCATTTGTTGAGCACAGGACATTTCTCCATCTTTACCATAGTTTCCACCGTCTTTGGATATTCCTTGTGATGATGTTTCAG GGACTGACTATAATTGCATTCAATAATGGAAAGCTTGATTCGAAGTGTATTCGGGAAGTTCTCAGCCTTGGTCCAACATTTGTTGCAATGAAATTTCTTGAGA GTGTTCTTGACATACGCATGATGTATGGTGCATATTCTACAACACGACGCCTAGCAGTTTCTCGAATTTTTCTCCGATTTGTTTGGTTTAGCACTACATCAGTGGTCATAACTTTTCTTTATGT GAAAGCTCTCCAGGAAGAGAGTAAACAAAATGGAAACTCAATTATTTATAGACTGTATGTGATCGTTATAGGCACATATGCTGGTATCCAGTTCTTCATTAGCTTTTTTATGAGGATACCAGCCTGCCACAATCTGACTAATCAATGCGATCGCTTTCCTCTGATTAGTTTTTTCAAGTGGATGCGCCAG GAACGGCATTATGTTGGACGTGGGATGTATGAGAGGACCACTGATTTTATCAA GTATATGCTTTTCTGGCTTGTGATTTTGAGTggaaaattttcttttgcttattTTCTTCAG ATCAAGCCATTAGTGAAACCAACTAAGACAATAGTGACAATGGATTCTATACTCTATTCTTGGCATGACTTAGTTTCTAAAA ACAATCATAATGCCTTGACAGTTGCTAGTTTATGGGCTCCTGTGATACTT ATTTATCTTTTAGATCTCCATGTATTTTACACCATTATATCTGGTGTGTGGGGATTCTTGCTTGGAGCAAGAGATCGACTTGGAGAG ATTAGATCATTGGAAGCACTTCATCAACTTTTTGAGCAGTTTCCTGGAGCTTTTATGAACACTCTTCATGTGTCTCTTCCTGACAG GACTTCCCAACAGCCTTCCAGTGAG GACCTTGAGAAGAACAAGGTTGATGCTGGTAGATTCTCTCCGTTTTGGAATGAGATTATAAGAAATTTGAGGGAAGAAGATTATATCACCAACTT AGAAATGGAGTTGCTTGCCATGCCTAAAAACTCTGGAAATCTTCCCTTGGTTCAGTGGCcgctttttcttctctctagcaAG ATATTTGTGGCCAAGGATATTGCTGTTGAGAGCAGAGATTCACAAGATGAACTTTGGGAGAGAATTTCAAGAGATGACTATATGAAGTATGCTGTCCAGGAGTGCTTCCACAGCCTTAAGCTAATCTTGGATGAAATATTGGAAGGCGAAGGAAAGATGTG GGTTGAACAGGTGTACAAGGATATTCATTCAAGCATAGAGAAGAAGAGTattcatgttgattatcaactGAATAAGCTGCCACTTGTGATATCAAGAGTTACTGCATTAATGGGAATTCTG AAAGAAGGTGGAACACCTGAACTGGAGAAAGGTGCAGTTAAGGCTGTTCAAGATCTTTATGATGTTGTGCACCATGACATCCTTTCTATGGACCTGAG GGGAAACTATGAGACATGGAAATTGTTGTCAAATGCAAGGACAGAAGGTCGTCTATTTGCAAAGTTGAAGTGGCCTAAGGACCCTGAGTTG AGATCGCAAGTCAAAAGATTGTATTCGCTGTTAACCATTAAAGATTCGGCTGCCAATGTACCCAATAATCTGGAGGCAAGACGCAGGCTCGAGTTCTTCACAAATTCCCTTTTTATGGAGATGCCTGCAGCAAAGCCAGTCCGTGAGATGTTATCGTTCAG TGTGTTTACTCCATACTATGCTGAAATTGTGCTGTATAGTATGGCTGAGCtccagaagaaaaatgaggatggAATATCAATATTATTTTATCTTCAAAAAATTTATCCAG ATGAGTGGAAGAACTTTCTTGCCCGAATTGGCCGTGACGAAAATACTCTTGACTCTGAACTCTCTGAGAATCCCACTGATATCCTTGAGCTTCGTTTTTGGGCCTCTTACCGAGGTCAAACATTAGCCAGAACAG TTCGTGGAATGATGTATTATAGGAAAGCTCTTATGCTTCAGACCTATTTGGAGAGAATAAATTCTGGAG GATCAGATGTGGAGGGTGCAATTTCCAGTAATGACGCAACTGATACTCGAGCGTTTGAGTTATCTCCTGAAGCACGTGCTCATGCTGACTTAAAGTTTACATATGTTGTAACGTGTCAAATATATGGAAAACAGAAAGAAGGCCAAAAACCTGAGGCTGCAGATATAGCAATGCTTATGCAAAG ATATGAGGCTCTTCGGGTTGCTTTTATTGATGAAGTTGAGACTTTGAAGGATGGTAAAGTGCACAGAGAGTTCTACTCAAAACTCGTAAAGGCTGATATCAATGGGAAGGACAAG GAAATCTACTCCATAAAACTGCCTGGAAATCCGAAACTTGGTGAAGGAAAACCGGAGAATCAAAACCATGCAATTGTATTTACTCGTGGAAATGCAATTCAGACAATTGACATGAATCAG GATAACTATTTTGAGGAAGCTTTGAAGATGAGAAACCTACTTGAAGAATTCCATACTGATCATGGTATCCGACGTCCTACAATTCTTGGCGTCAGAGAGCATGTCTTTACAGGAAg TGTTTCTTCTTTAGCATCATTCATGTCCAATCAGGAAGCAAGCTTTGTAACTCTAGCTCAGCGTGTTCTTGCAAATCCTTTGAA GGTCCGTATGCATTATGGTCACCCTGATGTGTTTGATAGAGTGTTCCACCTAACTCGAGGTGGTATTAGCAAGGCTTCTCGTGTAATTAACATTAGTGAAGATATCTTTGCAG GATTCAACTCAACTTTACGCCAAGGAAATGTGACTCACCACGAGTACATTCAG GTTGGCAAGGGACGAGATGTTGGGCTCAATCAAATTGCTGTATTTGAGGGGAAGGTTTCTGGTGGTAACGGTGAACAAGTTCTAAGTCGAGACGTATACAGGCTTGGGCagcaatttgatttttttcggATGCTGTCATTTTTTTATACCACCGTTGGCTACTATTTTTGTACAATG TTAACAGTGCTGATGgtatttatttttctctatggaaaaatatatttg GCATTATCTGGTGTTGAGTCAAGGTTGACAGACATAGCTTTGGTGACAAAGAATACAGCGTTGACTGCTGCTCTTAATACCCAATTTCTCATCCAAATTGGTATCTTCACTGCAGTCCCAATGGTTCTAGGCTTCATCTTGGAACAAGGTTTCCTGAGG GCCATGGTCAGTTTTCTCACAATGCAGCTGCAGCTTTGTTCTGTCTACTTCACATTCTCTTTGGGTACAAAAACTCATTATTTTGGCCGGACTATTCTTCATGGTGGTGCAAAG TATCAAGCAACAGGCAGGGGATTTGTAGTTCGTCACATTAAATTTTCAGAGAACTACAGGCTCTACTCTCGCAGTCATTTTGTTAAAGG ATTGGAAGTAGTGCTTTTGTTGGTCGTGTACCTTGCCTACGGCGATAATGATGGGAGTGCTCTAACATATATTTTTCTCACAGTGACCAGTTGGTTTATGGCACTTTCTTGGCTCTTTGCTCCATATTTGTTCAATCCGTCTGGTTTTGAGTGGCAGAA GATTGTGGAGGATTTTCGAGATTGGACAAATTGGCTTCTTTACAGAGGTGGAATTGGAGTTAAGGGTGAAGAAAGCTGGGAAGCTTGGTGGGAGGAAGAACTG GCACATATTCGGACTTTTGGTGGTAGGATTGCGGAGACAATTTTGAGTCTGAGATTCTTTATCTTTCAGTATGGCATTGTCTACAAGCTAAATGTGAAAGGAGACAGTACGTCATTGACG GTGTATGGCCTCTCATGGGTTGTTCTGGCAGTGCTTATACTCCTTTTCAAG GTGTTTACCTTCAGCCAGAAGATATCTGTTAACTTCCAGCTTGTGCTGCGTTTCATTCAAGGTGTATCCTTCTTGTTGGCGCTTGCCGGTTTAGCAGTCGCAGTTAAATTTACAGATTTGTCAATTGCAGACGTTTTTGCTTCGATTTTAGCCTTTATACCCACTGGGTGGGGAATCCTTTCT ATTGCTATAGCCTGGAAACCGTTGATGAAAAAGCTTCACCTGTGGAAGTCCATTCGTTCCATTGCCCTTCTATATGACGCCGGGATGGGGATGATCATATTCATACCTATTGCATTGTTCTCATGGTTCCCATTTGTATCGACATTCCAAACGCGGCTCATGTTCAACCAGGCTTTCAGCCGAGGGTTGGAGATCTCTCTCGTCCTTGCCGGAAACAACCCGAATACCGGAATATAG